One Lacunisphaera limnophila DNA window includes the following coding sequences:
- a CDS encoding aldo/keto reductase — protein sequence METRALGKHGPLLPALGLGCMGMSDFYGPRDEAESLATLNHALDRGVTHLDTADMYGYGDNERLLAKLLATRRAEVFLATKFGFIRDRADPGKRVVSGHPDYVRAACDASLQRLGVEVIDLYYAHRIDASIPVEETVGAMAGLVQAGKVRHLGLSEAGETSLRRAHAVHPIAAVQSEYSLWSRDVEARVLGTCRELGVAFVPYSPLGRGFLTGQFKSIEDFAPDDQRRTQPRFQGENFARNLALVARIQAMAARKGCTASQLALAWVLAQGDFILPIPGTRRIRNFDENLGALDVTLTPTDLAEIEQVFPASAVAGSRYPEQMMRLLDTAK from the coding sequence ATGGAAACGCGCGCCCTCGGCAAACACGGCCCCCTCCTCCCCGCCCTCGGCCTCGGCTGCATGGGCATGTCCGATTTCTACGGGCCGCGCGACGAGGCCGAATCCCTCGCCACCTTGAACCACGCGCTCGACCGCGGGGTGACCCACCTTGATACCGCCGACATGTATGGCTACGGCGACAACGAGCGCCTGCTGGCCAAACTGCTCGCCACCCGCCGCGCCGAGGTTTTCCTCGCCACCAAGTTCGGCTTCATCCGCGACCGCGCCGATCCCGGCAAACGCGTCGTCAGCGGCCACCCCGACTACGTGCGCGCCGCCTGTGACGCCAGCCTGCAACGGCTCGGCGTCGAGGTCATCGACCTCTACTACGCCCACCGCATCGACGCCTCCATTCCGGTCGAGGAGACTGTCGGCGCCATGGCCGGCCTGGTCCAGGCCGGCAAGGTCCGCCACCTCGGCCTCTCCGAGGCCGGCGAAACGAGCCTCCGCCGCGCCCACGCCGTCCACCCGATTGCCGCCGTGCAAAGCGAATACTCCCTCTGGTCCCGCGACGTGGAGGCCCGCGTCCTCGGCACCTGCCGCGAACTCGGCGTCGCCTTCGTGCCCTACAGCCCCCTCGGCCGTGGCTTCCTCACCGGACAATTCAAAAGCATCGAGGATTTCGCGCCCGACGACCAGCGCCGCACCCAGCCCCGCTTCCAGGGCGAAAACTTCGCCCGCAATCTCGCCCTCGTCGCCCGCATCCAGGCCATGGCCGCGCGGAAAGGCTGCACCGCCAGCCAGCTCGCGCTCGCCTGGGTCCTGGCCCAGGGCGATTTCATCCTGCCCATCCCCGGCACCCGCCGCATCCGGAATTTCGACGAAAACCTCGGCGCCCTCGACGTGACGCTCACCCCGACCGACCTCGCCGAGATCGAGCAGGTGTTCCCCGCCTCCGCCGTCGCCGGTTCGCGCTACCCCGAGCAGATGATGCGCCTGCTCGACACGGCGAAGTGA
- a CDS encoding response regulator, producing MTPSVSTPLPAVAPSPTARRGLQVLYAEDLPELRQLMRLVLTPEGHDLEAVADGSLALARLQEPSARFDLLITDHHMPVMNGLDLVRAVRRLPFAGRIIVFSSELDPQVYDAYVDLRVDQVLAKPVRPAALRRLIADLFPAPAPA from the coding sequence GTGACGCCCTCCGTTTCCACCCCGCTGCCCGCCGTTGCTCCGTCCCCCACCGCCCGGCGCGGCCTGCAGGTGCTCTACGCCGAGGATCTGCCGGAACTCCGCCAGCTCATGCGCCTGGTGCTCACCCCCGAAGGGCATGACCTCGAGGCCGTCGCCGACGGCAGCCTGGCCCTCGCCCGCCTGCAGGAACCCTCCGCCCGCTTCGATCTGCTGATCACCGATCATCACATGCCGGTCATGAACGGTCTCGACCTGGTGCGCGCCGTGCGCCGGCTGCCGTTCGCCGGCCGCATCATCGTCTTCAGCTCGGAACTCGATCCCCAGGTCTACGACGCCTACGTCGACCTCCGCGTCGACCAGGTCCTCGCCAAGCCCGTCCGTCCCGCCGCCCTCCGCCGCCTGATCGCCGACCTCTTTCCCGCCCCCGCCCCGGCCTAG
- a CDS encoding response regulator — translation MSSPASTTGNPTHPRKSMRVLYADDMRELRQLLEIVLGRDGHKVDSVHDGKLALEILKKDLGAYDVVITDHHMPSISGLELVGELRAIKYPGRIIVFSSELSTEVDAAYRRHRVDHILPKPIFPSDLRAIFATL, via the coding sequence ATGAGTTCGCCCGCTTCCACCACCGGCAACCCGACGCACCCGCGCAAATCGATGCGGGTGCTCTATGCCGATGACATGCGCGAACTCCGCCAGCTCCTCGAGATCGTGCTCGGTCGCGACGGCCACAAGGTTGACTCCGTGCATGACGGCAAGCTCGCGCTCGAGATCCTCAAAAAGGACCTCGGCGCCTACGACGTCGTCATCACCGACCACCACATGCCCAGCATCAGCGGGCTGGAACTGGTCGGCGAACTGCGCGCGATCAAGTATCCCGGCCGCATCATCGTCTTCAGCTCCGAGCTCAGCACCGAGGTGGACGCCGCCTACCGCCGCCACCGCGTGGATCACATTCTGCCGAAGCCCATCTTCCCGTCCGACCTCCGCGCGATCTTCGCCACGCTCTGA
- a CDS encoding pseudouridine synthase, with amino-acid sequence MLIALHKPYGVLSQFTPEPGSRWRTLAELGLPPAVYALGRLDADSEGLLLLSDEPGLNSRLLDPEAGHRREYWVQVEGLPDDAALRRLAAGVTIGGYRTRPCGVRRLEPAPAVAPRTPPIRVRKSVPDCWLALELSEGKNRQVRRMTAAIGYPTLRLMRARIGHFPLGELAPGCWCELTAAERAAVFA; translated from the coding sequence ATGCTGATCGCCCTGCACAAACCCTACGGGGTGCTCTCGCAGTTCACGCCGGAGCCGGGGTCGCGGTGGCGGACGCTGGCGGAGCTGGGATTGCCGCCGGCGGTGTATGCGCTCGGACGGCTGGATGCGGATTCGGAGGGGCTGCTGCTGCTGTCGGACGAGCCCGGGTTGAATTCACGGCTGCTGGATCCCGAGGCGGGACACCGCCGGGAGTACTGGGTGCAGGTGGAGGGCCTGCCGGACGACGCGGCGTTGCGGCGGCTGGCGGCGGGGGTGACGATCGGTGGTTATCGCACGCGGCCCTGCGGGGTGCGGCGGCTGGAACCCGCGCCGGCGGTGGCCCCGCGCACGCCGCCCATCCGCGTGCGGAAGTCGGTGCCGGATTGCTGGCTGGCGTTGGAGCTCAGCGAGGGGAAGAACCGGCAGGTGCGGCGGATGACGGCGGCGATCGGGTATCCCACGCTGCGGCTGATGCGGGCGCGGATCGGGCATTTTCCGCTGGGCGAGCTGGCGCCGGGGTGCTGGTGCGAGTTGACGGCGGCGGAGCGGGCGGCGGTGTTCGCGTGA
- a CDS encoding NADPH-dependent F420 reductase yields the protein MKIAIIGAGNVGGALGRSWAKAGHTIIFGVRDPANGKTKPPLAEIGGAASSVVVPDAVRSAEVIVLATPWDAVPTVINAMGDLRGKILIDCTNPLSLNAEGSLGLSLGSSTSGAEEIARLATGARVAKAFNTYGWENFADSSYPGHGELKPVMFYCSDDDEAKEVVETLAKDLGFEPVDTGGLGMARSLEPLALMWIRLSIRNGRNPNFTWARLTR from the coding sequence ATGAAAATTGCGATCATCGGGGCGGGCAACGTCGGCGGTGCGCTGGGTCGGAGCTGGGCGAAGGCGGGGCACACGATCATTTTCGGCGTGCGCGACCCGGCCAACGGCAAGACGAAGCCGCCGCTGGCCGAGATCGGCGGCGCCGCGAGCTCGGTGGTGGTGCCCGACGCGGTGCGCAGCGCCGAGGTGATCGTGCTGGCCACGCCCTGGGATGCGGTGCCCACCGTGATCAACGCCATGGGCGACCTGCGCGGGAAGATCCTCATCGACTGCACGAATCCGCTGTCGCTCAACGCGGAGGGCAGCCTGGGCCTCTCGCTCGGTTCCTCGACCTCGGGGGCGGAGGAGATCGCGCGCCTGGCGACCGGTGCGCGGGTGGCGAAGGCATTCAACACGTATGGTTGGGAGAATTTTGCCGACTCGAGCTACCCGGGGCATGGCGAGCTGAAGCCGGTGATGTTTTATTGCAGCGATGACGACGAGGCGAAGGAAGTGGTGGAGACGCTGGCGAAGGACCTGGGGTTCGAGCCGGTGGACACGGGCGGCCTCGGCATGGCGCGCAGCCTGGAGCCGCTGGCGCTGATGTGGATCCGGTTGAGCATCCGCAACGGGCGCAACCCGAACTTCACGTGGGCGCGGCTGACGCGCTGA
- a CDS encoding hydrolase, with protein MPVPDPIAALPKRASELRDLLIKWCNQNSGSASPAGLAAMLKLLQADFGRLGSAEAVPLADTTAQALRLRVRPTAPLQLLLSGHYDTVYDADHPFQACTLLSPERLRGPGTADMKGGLVVMLAALLAFEKTPHAAKLGYEILLGPDEETGSQGTAPLLEEAATRHRFALVFEPARANGDLVKSRKGTGIFTLTCHGRAAHAGRAPEAGRNAILALCDLLPRVEALTAELPGVMVNVGAIRGGGAANIVPDFAEAVINVRVTAAGDDATFLRRLHAICAPWHAREGYRIEIGGGFNRGPKVETPAETALFTEWRKGARELGLDFDWQHVGGGSDGNLLSAAGLPNLDGLGCVGDHLHSPEEFCHLPSLTQRAQVAARFLHRVAAGEIPLPTRA; from the coding sequence ATGCCCGTCCCCGATCCCATCGCCGCCCTGCCGAAACGCGCCTCCGAGCTCCGCGACCTGCTCATCAAGTGGTGCAACCAGAACTCCGGCAGCGCCAGCCCCGCGGGCCTCGCGGCCATGCTGAAACTCCTCCAGGCCGACTTCGGCCGTCTCGGCTCCGCCGAGGCCGTGCCGCTCGCCGACACCACCGCCCAGGCCCTGCGCCTCCGCGTGCGGCCCACCGCCCCGCTCCAGCTGCTGCTCAGCGGCCACTACGACACGGTCTACGACGCCGACCACCCGTTTCAGGCCTGCACCCTTCTCTCGCCCGAGCGCCTCCGCGGCCCCGGCACCGCCGACATGAAGGGCGGGCTCGTGGTCATGCTCGCCGCCCTGCTCGCGTTCGAGAAGACCCCCCACGCCGCCAAGCTCGGCTACGAAATCCTCCTCGGCCCCGACGAGGAAACCGGCTCGCAGGGCACCGCCCCGCTGCTCGAGGAGGCCGCCACCCGCCACCGCTTCGCCCTCGTGTTCGAGCCCGCCCGCGCCAACGGCGATCTGGTCAAATCCCGCAAGGGCACCGGCATCTTCACCCTCACCTGCCATGGCCGCGCCGCCCACGCCGGCCGCGCCCCCGAGGCCGGCCGCAACGCCATCCTCGCCCTCTGCGACCTCCTCCCCCGCGTCGAGGCGCTCACCGCCGAACTGCCCGGCGTAATGGTTAATGTCGGAGCCATCCGCGGCGGCGGCGCCGCCAACATCGTGCCCGACTTCGCCGAGGCCGTGATCAACGTCCGCGTCACCGCCGCCGGCGACGACGCCACCTTCCTCCGCCGCCTGCACGCGATTTGCGCGCCCTGGCACGCCCGCGAGGGCTACCGCATCGAGATCGGCGGCGGCTTCAACCGCGGCCCCAAGGTCGAGACCCCCGCCGAGACCGCCCTCTTCACCGAGTGGCGCAAGGGCGCTCGCGAACTCGGCCTCGACTTCGACTGGCAGCACGTGGGCGGCGGCTCCGACGGCAACCTCCTCTCCGCCGCCGGCCTGCCCAACCTCGACGGCCTCGGCTGCGTCGGCGACCACCTCCACAGCCCCGAGGAATTCTGCCATCTCCCCAGCCTCACCCAACGCGCCCAGGTCGCTGCCCGCTTCCTCCACCGCGTCGCCGCCGGCGAAATCCCCCTGCCCACCCGGGCCTGA
- a CDS encoding cyclic nucleotide-binding domain-containing protein codes for MTASLDNFIHRLPVMAGLDEDALRFLGTLAGAEAHAAGAVIVREGERGDRVYFIQAGRVRVTKQPAGGAAVVLAEFGPGDFFGEMSLVESMERSASVVAVEPTQVFTLKAMDFYQLYRTRPDQYGIVMLNIARDLARRLRRLDEDFCQRGA; via the coding sequence ATGACCGCCTCGCTCGATAACTTTATCCACCGGTTGCCCGTGATGGCGGGCCTCGATGAGGACGCTTTGCGGTTTCTGGGCACCCTGGCCGGGGCGGAGGCGCATGCGGCGGGGGCGGTGATCGTGCGCGAGGGCGAGCGGGGGGACCGGGTGTATTTCATCCAGGCGGGGCGCGTGCGCGTAACGAAGCAGCCGGCGGGCGGCGCGGCCGTCGTGTTGGCGGAGTTCGGGCCGGGTGATTTTTTCGGCGAGATGAGCCTGGTGGAGAGCATGGAGCGGTCGGCGAGTGTGGTGGCGGTGGAGCCGACGCAAGTGTTCACACTCAAGGCCATGGATTTCTACCAGCTCTACCGGACGCGGCCGGACCAGTACGGCATCGTGATGCTGAACATCGCGCGGGACCTAGCGCGGCGGCTGCGGCGGCTGGACGAGGATTTCTGCCAGCGCGGGGCGTGA
- the trhA gene encoding PAQR family membrane homeostasis protein TrhA, producing MSDVSTPRYEELANRLTHGVGAALGVVGLVLMVVASSQQGTAWHVVSTAIFGATLVMLYTASTLYHSFADEKKQLLLRKFDHAAIFLLIAGTYTPFVLVTLRGPWGWSLFGVVWGLAVVGVTLKFWFAGRFRVASTLIYIAMGWLVMIAIKPLMAALPAGGLQLLVAGGLCYTGGAVFYLWRSLPYHHAIWHLFVLGGSVCHWAAVYFYVVP from the coding sequence ATGTCTGATGTCTCCACCCCGCGGTACGAGGAATTGGCCAACCGGCTCACGCATGGCGTGGGGGCGGCGCTGGGGGTGGTGGGCCTGGTGCTGATGGTGGTGGCCTCGAGCCAGCAAGGCACGGCGTGGCACGTGGTGAGCACGGCGATCTTCGGCGCCACGCTCGTGATGCTCTACACGGCCTCCACCCTGTACCACAGTTTTGCCGACGAAAAGAAGCAGCTCCTGCTGCGGAAATTCGACCATGCGGCGATTTTTCTGCTGATCGCGGGCACGTACACGCCGTTCGTGCTGGTCACGCTCCGCGGCCCGTGGGGCTGGAGCCTGTTCGGCGTGGTGTGGGGGCTCGCGGTGGTGGGCGTCACGCTGAAGTTCTGGTTTGCCGGTCGTTTCCGCGTGGCCTCGACGCTGATCTACATCGCGATGGGTTGGCTGGTGATGATCGCGATCAAGCCGCTGATGGCGGCGCTGCCGGCGGGCGGGTTGCAGCTGCTGGTAGCGGGCGGGCTCTGCTACACGGGCGGCGCGGTGTTTTATCTGTGGCGCAGCCTGCCCTATCATCATGCGATCTGGCACCTGTTTGTGCTGGGCGGGAGTGTCTGCCATTGGGCGGCGGTGTATTTTTATGTGGTGCCGTGA
- a CDS encoding tetratricopeptide repeat protein, whose translation MKANPPTRLPGRGPAWVAGCGLLLLLAVSYHNSLRGPFVLDDGPAIVHNPSIRQLWPLSGVIFPHLEDGGVTVSGRPLVNLSLAVNHALGGEAVIGYHLFNLAVHGLAGLVLFGIVRRTLVGRPGGEGGNPTGGVARAPGGSKLLPEHAWGVAFFVAAIWLVHPLQTAAVTYIVQRAEAMMGLCYLLALYGFIRAVEKLETGNRKPETGGRRNWLLLSVGACLAGMACKEVMVTAPLMILLYDRTFVAGGFRAAWQRRWRYYLGLGGTWLVLAALVAGTAGRGGTAGFGIEVSPWEYALTQCQAIVHYLRLVVWPHPLVFDYGIATVESLGAVWGQALFLVGLLGVTIFALWRRPVLGFIGAWFFALLAPSSSIVPVVTQTMAEHRMYLALVAPVLVVAGGLVAALGRRAWPVLGLLAGLAGGVTYARNADYATAEGLWADTVAKRPANARAHHNLGLAEQARGRLDEAERHLRAAIALAPGSPEPLYNLALVLTRQERRDEAIATYREALRVGPDHAATHNNLANLLRAAGQAEEAGRLYAEAVRLQPGFAGARNSYGNWLIDANRPAEALVQLEEAIRLQPEAAEMQFNAGNACAALGRIEAAADHYRAAIRLEPGHAEARNNLGNVLLEADRPGEAMEQFAEAVRLQPAYFEPRRTLALLLLMHLNRPAEARPHLEVLAGLRPGDREIAEALARARAARP comes from the coding sequence GTGAAAGCGAATCCTCCGACCCGGCTCCCCGGACGCGGCCCGGCTTGGGTGGCGGGATGCGGCCTGCTCCTGTTGCTGGCGGTTTCGTATCATAATAGCCTGCGCGGGCCGTTTGTCTTGGATGATGGTCCGGCGATCGTGCACAACCCGAGCATCCGGCAGTTGTGGCCGTTGAGCGGGGTGATTTTTCCGCACTTGGAGGACGGGGGCGTCACCGTGAGCGGGCGTCCGCTCGTCAACCTGAGCCTGGCGGTGAACCATGCGCTGGGGGGTGAGGCGGTCATCGGGTATCATCTCTTCAACCTGGCGGTCCATGGCCTGGCGGGGTTGGTGTTGTTCGGGATCGTGCGGCGGACGCTGGTGGGGCGGCCGGGCGGGGAGGGCGGCAATCCCACGGGCGGGGTCGCCCGCGCTCCAGGGGGGAGCAAACTCTTGCCCGAGCATGCGTGGGGGGTGGCGTTTTTCGTGGCGGCGATCTGGCTGGTGCACCCGCTGCAAACAGCGGCGGTGACCTACATCGTGCAGCGGGCAGAGGCGATGATGGGGCTGTGTTACCTGCTGGCGCTTTATGGGTTCATCCGGGCGGTGGAGAAACTTGAGACGGGCAACCGGAAGCCGGAGACGGGCGGGCGGCGGAACTGGCTGCTGCTGTCGGTCGGGGCCTGCCTGGCGGGCATGGCGTGCAAGGAGGTGATGGTGACGGCGCCGTTGATGATTTTGCTCTATGACCGGACCTTTGTGGCCGGCGGATTCCGCGCGGCGTGGCAGCGGCGCTGGCGGTATTACCTGGGTTTGGGCGGGACCTGGCTGGTGCTGGCGGCGTTGGTGGCGGGCACGGCGGGCCGGGGTGGCACCGCGGGATTTGGCATCGAGGTGTCGCCGTGGGAATACGCGCTGACCCAGTGCCAGGCGATCGTCCATTACCTGCGCCTGGTGGTCTGGCCGCACCCGCTGGTCTTTGACTATGGCATCGCGACGGTCGAAAGCCTGGGGGCGGTGTGGGGGCAGGCGTTGTTTTTGGTCGGCTTGCTGGGCGTCACAATCTTCGCGCTGTGGCGCCGGCCGGTCCTGGGGTTTATCGGCGCGTGGTTTTTTGCGCTGCTGGCGCCGAGTTCGAGCATCGTGCCGGTGGTCACGCAGACGATGGCCGAGCACCGGATGTACCTGGCGCTGGTCGCGCCGGTGCTGGTGGTGGCCGGTGGCTTGGTGGCCGCGCTCGGGCGGCGGGCGTGGCCCGTGCTGGGGTTGCTGGCCGGGTTGGCCGGCGGGGTGACCTACGCCCGCAATGCCGATTATGCGACCGCGGAGGGGCTGTGGGCCGACACCGTGGCGAAGCGTCCCGCGAATGCGCGGGCGCACCACAATCTCGGTCTGGCCGAGCAGGCCCGCGGGCGCTTGGACGAGGCGGAGCGGCACCTGCGCGCGGCGATCGCGCTGGCTCCGGGCTCGCCGGAGCCGCTGTACAACCTGGCGCTGGTCCTCACGCGGCAGGAGCGACGGGACGAGGCCATCGCCACCTACCGCGAGGCGCTGCGGGTCGGGCCGGACCATGCGGCCACGCACAACAACCTGGCGAACCTGCTGCGGGCCGCGGGCCAGGCGGAGGAAGCGGGGCGGCTTTACGCGGAGGCGGTGCGCCTGCAGCCGGGGTTTGCCGGCGCGCGCAACAGCTATGGCAACTGGCTGATCGACGCGAACCGTCCGGCCGAGGCGCTGGTGCAGCTGGAGGAGGCGATCCGGCTCCAGCCCGAGGCGGCGGAGATGCAGTTCAACGCCGGCAACGCCTGTGCCGCGCTCGGGCGGATCGAGGCGGCGGCGGACCACTATCGGGCGGCGATCCGGCTCGAGCCGGGGCATGCCGAGGCGCGGAACAACCTGGGCAATGTGCTGCTGGAGGCCGACCGGCCGGGGGAGGCGATGGAGCAATTCGCCGAGGCAGTGCGGTTGCAGCCGGCGTATTTTGAACCGCGGCGCACGCTGGCCCTGCTGCTGTTGATGCACCTGAACCGGCCGGCGGAGGCGCGCCCCCACCTGGAAGTGCTGGCGGGGCTGCGGCCGGGCGACCGCGAGATCGCGGAGGCGCTGGCCCGGGCGCGCGCGGCGCGACCTTAA
- a CDS encoding TonB-dependent receptor: MHKPFIKSFVLSVVTALALTLAPTTWAQITSSGLTGTVRGADGAPIAGANVTAVYTPTNATFTAVSTAAGRYNFRGLPVGGPYTISASSTGFNDARLEDVYSVLGTDVEVGLTLKSDVIQLEKFTVGGARTDLDGSATGSGLTISSDQIGAKPTSERSLADMISASPLVTLRDTFGDREESQITAVGQNNRYNSIQIDGSRINDTFGLNATGLASFFNPLSLDTIEQLAVAISPYDVRQAGFTGASINAVTKSGTNTFKGSVYYYFRGDDFAGLQLQGDNPRDLVERGVSVLPKLERQTYGATLGGPIIKNKLFFFVNYEKFESVSAGRDAIFENPANEAQILAKLDEFSTAAGKDIDWGSTVTEQTSNVAEDEKISAKLDWQINQDHRATLRYTTTEGEIPQFGVYASGTINLNGAGSSPTGGLINTPDGHFYSQTRKEKTIAGQVNSQWTPSFKTEIRYSTTTQDQLTPVNTVGPAIQINGVPGVLTNGTPTTGTYVVGTEQFRQGNVIGVESEQMAAIGDYFWKDVVFTGGIEREQTDFYNLFRQGSYGMVHFSSLANFLAGTPARITRNVYDPNVRNVADVSDLATTGIFGQARWDVNSRLTVTGGLRYEFVESSTPELNPAFQSATGFRNDGTPDGTSSISPRLGFNLALDDDRTTQIRGGIGHFFGRAPWVIFSNSYGQTGVGSGSLDSAQGQLPTSLTAYLAQFDPANPIGTYVDNPAIRREVNWVDDEVELPQSWRANLAFERKISFLDTVFTAEIVHSIVDQAIFVTNENLKAHPSITGADGRQRFSGNPGTAANAKFSGYTALIRVSNTDVGESTYATVMWSRPLKNKWGFDISYTRGRSTEAQSVGQTTAGGQWFRNAVFNQNTVEEGTSDFEIRDRVQLNLIRQFEFVKSYKTTASLAYEGRSGNPVSWVFGGDLNGDGVSFNDRVAVPTDASDGRFDFSGMTTAQRDAFFAFLDTSGLSKYAGGIAPKNSHREPWVNRLDLKFIQDIPIRGSFKAQLFFDFINFGAFIDKSTFGYYELAPNLSNGVFRTLTLTNATSYNAAGQIRPTFTSTPATYRVDNGMSRWRIQLGAKLLF, from the coding sequence ATGCACAAACCGTTCATCAAATCGTTCGTACTCTCCGTGGTCACGGCTCTCGCCCTGACGCTCGCGCCCACCACCTGGGCCCAAATCACGTCATCGGGCCTCACCGGCACCGTCCGTGGCGCCGATGGCGCCCCGATCGCCGGCGCCAACGTCACCGCCGTCTACACCCCGACGAACGCGACCTTCACCGCCGTCAGCACCGCGGCCGGCCGCTACAACTTCCGCGGCCTCCCGGTCGGCGGTCCCTACACCATCTCGGCCAGCTCCACCGGCTTCAATGACGCCCGCCTCGAGGACGTCTATTCCGTCCTCGGCACCGACGTCGAAGTCGGCCTGACGCTCAAGTCCGACGTCATCCAGCTCGAGAAATTCACCGTCGGCGGCGCCCGCACCGACCTCGACGGCTCGGCCACCGGTTCCGGCCTCACCATCTCCAGCGACCAGATCGGCGCCAAGCCGACTTCCGAGCGCTCCCTCGCCGACATGATCAGCGCCTCCCCGCTCGTCACCCTCCGCGACACCTTCGGCGACCGTGAAGAGTCCCAGATCACCGCCGTCGGCCAGAACAACCGTTACAACTCCATCCAGATCGACGGTTCCCGCATCAACGACACCTTCGGCCTCAACGCCACCGGTCTCGCCTCCTTCTTCAACCCGCTGTCCCTCGACACCATCGAGCAGCTAGCCGTCGCCATCTCCCCCTACGACGTCCGCCAGGCGGGCTTCACCGGCGCCTCCATCAACGCCGTGACCAAGTCCGGCACGAACACCTTCAAGGGCTCCGTCTATTACTACTTCCGCGGCGATGATTTCGCCGGTCTCCAGCTGCAGGGCGACAACCCCCGCGACCTGGTTGAGCGCGGCGTGTCCGTCCTCCCGAAGCTCGAGCGCCAGACCTATGGCGCCACCCTCGGCGGCCCCATCATCAAGAACAAGCTCTTCTTCTTCGTGAACTACGAGAAGTTCGAGAGCGTCAGCGCCGGCCGCGACGCCATCTTCGAAAACCCCGCCAATGAGGCCCAGATCCTCGCCAAGCTCGACGAGTTCTCCACCGCCGCCGGCAAGGACATCGACTGGGGCTCCACCGTCACCGAGCAGACTTCCAACGTCGCCGAGGACGAGAAGATCTCCGCCAAGCTCGACTGGCAGATCAACCAGGACCACCGCGCCACCCTCCGCTACACCACCACCGAGGGCGAGATCCCGCAGTTCGGCGTCTACGCCAGCGGCACGATCAACCTCAACGGCGCGGGCTCCAGCCCCACCGGCGGCCTGATCAACACCCCGGACGGCCACTTCTACTCGCAGACCCGCAAGGAGAAGACCATCGCCGGCCAGGTGAACAGCCAGTGGACCCCGAGCTTCAAGACCGAGATCCGCTATTCCACCACCACCCAGGACCAGCTCACGCCCGTTAACACCGTCGGCCCGGCCATCCAGATCAACGGCGTCCCCGGCGTCCTCACCAACGGCACCCCCACCACCGGCACCTATGTGGTCGGCACCGAGCAGTTCCGCCAGGGCAACGTGATCGGCGTCGAGAGCGAGCAGATGGCCGCCATCGGCGACTACTTCTGGAAGGACGTCGTCTTCACCGGCGGCATCGAGCGCGAACAGACCGACTTCTACAATCTGTTCCGCCAGGGCTCCTACGGCATGGTCCACTTCTCCTCCCTGGCCAACTTCCTGGCCGGCACCCCGGCCCGCATCACGCGCAACGTCTATGACCCGAACGTCCGCAACGTGGCCGATGTCTCCGACCTCGCCACCACCGGCATCTTCGGCCAGGCCCGCTGGGACGTGAACTCCCGCCTGACCGTCACCGGCGGCCTGCGCTACGAGTTCGTCGAGAGCTCCACCCCGGAGCTGAACCCGGCCTTCCAGTCCGCCACCGGCTTCCGCAACGACGGCACGCCCGACGGCACCTCCAGCATCTCGCCCCGCCTCGGCTTCAACCTGGCGCTGGATGACGATCGCACCACCCAGATCCGCGGCGGCATCGGCCACTTCTTCGGCCGCGCCCCGTGGGTGATCTTCTCGAACTCCTACGGCCAGACCGGCGTCGGCAGCGGCTCCCTCGACTCCGCTCAGGGCCAGCTCCCGACCTCCCTCACCGCCTACCTCGCCCAGTTCGATCCGGCCAACCCGATCGGCACCTACGTCGACAACCCGGCGATCCGCCGCGAGGTCAACTGGGTCGATGACGAGGTCGAGCTGCCCCAGTCCTGGCGCGCCAACCTCGCCTTCGAGCGCAAGATCTCGTTCCTCGACACCGTCTTCACCGCCGAGATCGTCCACAGCATCGTCGACCAGGCCATCTTCGTCACCAACGAGAACCTCAAGGCGCACCCCTCCATCACGGGCGCCGACGGCCGCCAGCGCTTCTCCGGCAACCCCGGCACCGCCGCCAACGCCAAGTTCTCCGGCTACACCGCCCTCATCCGCGTGAGCAACACCGACGTCGGCGAGTCCACCTACGCCACCGTCATGTGGAGCCGTCCCCTGAAAAACAAGTGGGGCTTCGACATCTCCTACACCCGCGGCCGCTCCACCGAGGCCCAGTCCGTCGGTCAGACGACCGCCGGCGGCCAGTGGTTCCGCAACGCCGTGTTCAACCAGAACACGGTCGAGGAAGGCACCTCGGACTTCGAGATCCGCGATCGCGTCCAGCTCAACCTGATCCGTCAGTTTGAGTTCGTGAAGAGCTACAAGACCACCGCCTCCCTCGCCTACGAGGGCCGCTCCGGCAACCCGGTCAGCTGGGTCTTCGGCGGCGACCTCAACGGTGACGGCGTGAGCTTCAACGACCGCGTGGCCGTCCCCACCGACGCCAGCGACGGCCGCTTCGACTTCTCCGGCATGACCACCGCCCAGCGCGATGCGTTCTTCGCCTTCCTCGACACCTCCGGCCTCAGCAAGTACGCCGGTGGCATCGCCCCGAAGAACTCGCACCGCGAGCCCTGGGTCAACCGCCTCGATCTGAAGTTCATCCAGGACATTCCGATCCGCGGTTCCTTCAAGGCCCAGCTGTTCTTCGACTTCATCAACTTCGGTGCCTTCATCGACAAGAGCACCTTCGGCTACTACGAGCTGGCGCCCAACCTGTCTAACGGCGTGTTCCGCACGCTGACCCTGACGAACGCCACCAGCTACAACGCCGCCGGCCAGATCCGCCCGACGTTCACCAGCACGCCGGCGACCTACCGCGTCGACAACGGCATGTCCCGTTGGCGCATCCAGCTCGGCGCCAAGCTGCTGTTCTAA